From Triticum urartu cultivar G1812 chromosome 2, Tu2.1, whole genome shotgun sequence, a single genomic window includes:
- the LOC125540363 gene encoding uncharacterized protein LOC125540363: MDTPNSQERPVRNKSDASSSKRMVRSKVAMELHLLSTDVLRDIFSRLSLKQAVRMSVLSREWRRLGICHPDLVFTKDTLFGSDTATSTDLESMTAEFITRVDNVLRPLWSTSTTTTTTVDRFVIKFGLGRHQMHHIDRWINFCTASMAKHIGLDLRGRHRFEHPEYIVPLCKLSGPNGSCVKSLHMADVCLKPPPRFCGITNLKKLSLHRVSMDAGDLQCLLLSCARLESLSLDFCPLLSFTIHQQLCRLKYLSVRECAVGMIQLQAPNLTTFEFDDCLTQIVLNESSKLSEATFVFKSSSYNLCVDAFDYILTELPTSIPYVHKLLLHLVIGYQVQNFSKRNTTFINLWHLNLNIDITYDQLDADWVTGLVYLLELAPLLEELELHIECDRSSDAVPARIVKAAPGPLHRHLRSAHITGFCDLMGIAEVALYILGNATVLERMVVDPVVRMDYGYPYTGQFYCVSKAGSSLELAQPSFTEQELHDREFARKHFDREEFRHILTIL, translated from the exons ATGGACACGCCAAACAGTCAAGAACGCCCTGTAAGAAACAAAAGCGATGCTTCCAGTTCCAAGAGGATGGTGAGATCGAAGGTCGCCATGGAGCTTCACCTTCTATCGACT GACGTTCTGCGAGACATCTTCTCACGGCTATCACTCAAACAGGCTGTGAGGATGAGTGTACTATCTCGTGAGTGGAGGCGGTTAGGGATATGCCACCCGGACCTGGTGTTCACCAAAGACACCTTATTTGGCAGCGATACAGCCACAAGTACTGACCTGGAATCCATGACTGCTGAATTCATCACCAGAGTGGACAATGTGTTACGCCCGCTGTGGTCTACTTCCACCACGACAACTACTACGGTCGATAGGTTTGTTATCAAATTTGGTCTCGGCAGACATCAAATGCATCACATTGATAGATGGATTAACTTTTGCACCGCGTCGATGGCCAAGCACATTGGCCTTGATCTCAGGGGACGGCACCGCTTTGAACATCCCGAGTACATTGTCCCGCTGTGCAAACTCAGTGGCCCGAATGGCTCTTGTGTCAAGTCTCTTCATATGGCTGATGTATGTTTAAAGCCGCCCCCTAGATTCTGTGGTATAACAAACCTGAAGAAACTGAGCCTACATAGGGTGTCCATGGATGCAGGCGACCTCCAATGTTTGTTGCTAAGTTGTGCTCGTCTCGAGAGTTTAAGCTTGGATTTCTGCCCCTTGTTAAGTTTTACTATACATCAGCAGCTTTGCCGGTTGAAGTACCTGAGTGTGCGCGAGTGTGCGGTGGGAATGATACAGTTGCAGGCTCCAAACCTGACCACATTTGAGTTCGATGACTGTCTAACACAAATtgttctcaatgaatcttcaaAGTTGTCAGAAGCAACCTTTGTGTTCAAGAGCAGTTCATACAACTTGTGTGTGGATGCCTTCGACTATATCTTGACTGAGCTCCCAACTTCTATTCCTTATGTGCATAAACTTCTGCTACATTTGGTTATTGGATATCAG GTGCAAAATTTCAGTAAAAGAAACACCACTTTCATCAATCTGTGGCATCTAAACCTGAATATCGATATCACATACGATCAACTCGATGCTGACTGGGTTACGGGTTTGGTTTATCTCTTGGAGTTAGCACCTCTCTTAGAAGAACTGGAACTGCAT ATTGAGTGTGATAGATCTAGTGATGCTGTTCCTGCAAGGATAGTGAAGGCAGCTCCAGGGCCTCTGCATCGTCACCTCAGGAGTGCCCACATTACTGGATTTTGTGATCTAATGGGGATAGCCGAGGTGGCGCTCTACATCCTTGGGAATGCTACTGTGCTCGAGCGTATGGTAGTTGATCCAGTGGTACGGATGGACTATGGGTACCCATATACAGGTCAATTTTATTGTGTCAGCAAGGCCGGTAGTAGCCTGGAGCTCGCTCAACCTAGTTTTACTGAGCAGGAGCTACATGACAGGGAGTTTGCCAGGAAACACTTTGACAGAGAGGAGTTTCGTCACATCCTCACCATTTTATGA